Proteins from a genomic interval of Medicago truncatula cultivar Jemalong A17 chromosome 3, MtrunA17r5.0-ANR, whole genome shotgun sequence:
- the LOC25490122 gene encoding bark storage protein A, which produces MAATHGKIILFMFLAAFMLFNTQNAFVSCALTSELQNKIAKINEEGPYLGLIIPNSFELNPLLQNPGYTPSDSIIDFAGRRFRFGSIGEKPVILVMTGLSVINAAITTQLLLSFFKVDGVVHYGIAGNANPSLHIGDVAIPHYWAHLALWSWQRYGQDADDTLPLEINGDYTRDVGFLKFSDFTSNISAADSVTVDNHLNNLWYQPEEIFPVDGIPEQRQHALWVPVDSEYYRIAKKLEQMKLDACIDSDTCLTTTPKVVLVERGTSAGFYLDNAAYRTFIFNKFNVSPVDMESASVALICLQQRIPFIAIRALSDLAGGGTAESNEADTFSPLAATNSVAVVIEFVKLLSSHHSKW; this is translated from the exons ATGGCAGCCACTCATGGGAAAATAATCTTGTTCATGTTTCTTGCAGCCTTTATGTTGTTTAATACCCAAAATGCATTCGTGAGTTGTGCTTTAACATCAGAGTTACAAAACAAAATTGCTAAAATCAACGAAGAGGGTCCTTATTTGGGTTTAATCATACCAAATTCTTTTGAACTTAACCCTCTTCTTCAAAATCCAGGCTATACTCCTAGTGATAGCATCATAGATTTTGCAG GAAGGAGATTTCGTTTTGGATCCATTGGCGAGAAACCAGTTATACTGGTAATGACGGGATTGAGCGTG ATAAACGCAGCTATAACAACACAGCTTCTATTAAGCTTTTTCAAAGTAGATGGAGTTGTTCATTACGGAATTGCTGGAAATGCAAACCCTTCATTGCATATTGGAGATGTTGCTATTCCACATTATTGGGCTCATTTAGCACTTTGGAGCTGGCAG AGGTATGGGCAAGATGCTGATGATACGTTACCACTAGAAATCAATGGTGACTACACAAGGGACGTAggtttcttgaaattttcagATTTTACCTCAAACATAAGTGCTGCTGACAGTGTTACAGTTGACAATCATCTCAACAATCTTTGGTACCAACCAGAAGAGATTTTTCCAGTTGATGGCATTCCTGAACAAAGGCAACATGCTCTTTGGGTCCCTGTTGATTCCGAGTACTACCGTATTGCCAAAAAACTCGAG caAATGAAACTAGATGCGTGTATAGACTCAGACACATGCTTGACAACGACACCAAAGGTTGTGCTTGTGGAGAGAGGAACAAGTGCAGGGTTCTATCTAGACAATGCAGCATACAGAACCTTCATCTTCAATAAGTTTAACGTGAGTCCAGTGGACATGGAAAGTGCATCAGTGGCTCTTATATGCTTGCAACAAAGGATTCCTTTCATTGCTATTAGGGCTCTCTCTGACTTGGCTGGTGGCGGCACCGCGGAGTCGAACGAGGCTGATACCTTCTCACCACTGGCTGCAACCAACTCTGTTGCTGTGGTCATTGAGTTTGTGAAGCTATTGTCATCACACCACTCTAAGTGGTAA